A genomic region of Christiangramia sp. OXR-203 contains the following coding sequences:
- a CDS encoding carbohydrate kinase family protein yields the protein MSKNVVCFGEVLWDLLPTGEKIGGAPLNVALRLNSLKVDSTIISKVGNDQYGEKLVEFLRENGQSHIIQEDKNCETGVVNVDVDTNGNASYDIRFPAAWDFIEPTQVLKKKVSDADYFIYGSLVNRNEVSRKTLFELLEAANYKVLDVNLRKPHYDMATLVDLMSYADFIKLNRDELEEVCNYLKGDSATSVTDMLKLVSEHTQTDHICVTLGACGVTLFYDGKFYHNTGFLVKVKDTVGAGDSFLAGYISQLIQGKRPNLALDFACALAGLVASKAGANSIVSQEEINDLLWRG from the coding sequence ATGTCTAAAAATGTAGTTTGTTTTGGAGAAGTCCTTTGGGACTTACTGCCTACAGGAGAAAAAATTGGAGGAGCACCCTTAAATGTGGCTTTAAGGCTGAATTCCCTGAAAGTAGATTCAACGATAATCAGTAAAGTTGGTAATGATCAATATGGAGAAAAACTTGTAGAATTTTTGAGAGAGAACGGACAAAGTCATATTATCCAGGAAGATAAGAATTGCGAAACGGGTGTTGTAAACGTCGATGTAGATACGAATGGGAATGCGTCCTATGACATCAGGTTTCCAGCAGCCTGGGATTTCATTGAACCTACCCAGGTGTTAAAGAAAAAGGTCTCAGATGCTGATTATTTCATTTACGGAAGTCTGGTAAATAGAAATGAAGTTTCTCGAAAAACCTTATTTGAACTTCTCGAAGCAGCCAATTATAAGGTGCTGGATGTAAACCTGCGAAAGCCACATTATGATATGGCCACTTTAGTTGATTTAATGTCCTATGCCGACTTCATCAAGCTTAACCGAGATGAGCTTGAAGAGGTTTGCAATTATTTGAAAGGTGATAGTGCCACCTCAGTGACAGATATGCTCAAATTGGTTTCTGAACATACTCAAACAGATCATATTTGCGTTACCCTGGGAGCATGTGGTGTAACTTTATTTTACGATGGAAAATTCTATCATAACACGGGTTTTTTGGTAAAAGTAAAAGATACCGTTGGTGCGGGAGACTCTTTTCTAGCGGGTTACATATCCCAATTAATTCAAGGAAAAAGACCCAATTTGGCCTTAGATTTTGCTTGTGCTCTAGCGGGATTGGTAGCTTCTAAAGCTGGAGCGAATTCCATTGTTTCCCAGGAGGAGATAAATGACTTACTCTGGCGAGGATAG
- a CDS encoding GH32 C-terminal domain-containing protein has product MFRSAFLFCIISLFTVYGRSQETQLALSFDGSEWWEEFQEDHQVQLFNSSYSMHEVKPQYLWKEQGVKNGSLLFDGYSTYLEIKEVELKNDFAISFWIAPRAFDSAIGNKLSSILDFYSHEDTTAFRIGMLKHGQLAVEIQQGATSERITNENSFLDKNSWNYVSLIKNGHEVKLRINDKAILEESFKINFQDFYKKKLNLRIGRNSDAGGFSEKFKFNMISGLLDEVEISSLAEPDNIDRSKLTRLRNTDLEKALRLDYSKYSGERFKPAYHATAPAHWMNEPHAPMYYNGKYHLFYQHNPFGPYWGQIHWGHWVSDDMINWKHIKIALAPEKGLIAPDGIWSGSAYVGPNNTPMLFYTAGNLSKDQNQYTSIAIPLDTTDKNLQAWEKTNIIVDKPDEYKKNEFRDPFVFQIEDKYYMIVGSGIEGKGGSAPLFESEDAINWSYVKPFYISDIEKYPFLGGVWELPIFLPLSREDGSKTEKYALLVLPLRNEADVEVFYWIGEFDQDKKQFVPDDPEPKLMDYGDFGFTGPSGFVDPKTGRTIVFSIAQGKYGNLDTYNMGWAHNAGLPIELWLNDSNELRFAPIEEIKSLRGEELVSCDDCSIETLNAKLIEVKGDQFEIEMNLEASDSKQGIEVRRTSDGYTKAMIYYDPDTKSVVFDKKQENPERAFKALKAPVGDDISELNIRVFLDRSMVEIYINDKVSITDRIYFQKEDAEGLKIISPDNKKIKSLTIWQMNAIDWKYVE; this is encoded by the coding sequence ATGTTTAGATCAGCTTTCTTATTTTGTATAATTTCTCTTTTCACGGTGTATGGAAGATCGCAAGAGACTCAACTTGCCTTGAGTTTTGACGGGAGTGAATGGTGGGAAGAATTTCAGGAGGATCATCAGGTCCAACTTTTCAATTCCTCTTATTCTATGCATGAGGTAAAACCTCAATACCTATGGAAAGAGCAAGGGGTTAAAAATGGTAGTCTGCTCTTTGACGGTTATTCCACTTATCTTGAGATAAAAGAAGTTGAATTAAAAAATGACTTTGCAATTAGTTTTTGGATTGCACCAAGAGCATTTGACAGTGCTATCGGAAATAAACTTTCATCAATTCTTGATTTCTATAGCCATGAGGATACTACCGCTTTTAGAATAGGAATGCTTAAGCATGGCCAGTTAGCTGTAGAGATTCAGCAAGGTGCAACTTCTGAAAGAATAACAAATGAGAATTCATTTTTAGACAAAAATAGTTGGAATTATGTTTCGTTAATTAAAAACGGACATGAGGTAAAGCTTAGAATAAATGATAAAGCTATTCTGGAAGAGTCGTTTAAAATAAACTTTCAGGATTTTTATAAAAAAAAGCTGAATTTGAGGATAGGTCGAAATTCAGATGCAGGTGGATTTAGTGAAAAATTTAAATTTAATATGATCAGTGGATTGCTCGACGAGGTGGAAATATCTAGCTTGGCAGAACCTGATAATATTGATCGAAGCAAATTAACCAGATTAAGAAACACGGATCTGGAGAAAGCTTTGCGACTGGATTATTCAAAGTATTCTGGCGAGCGCTTTAAACCAGCCTATCATGCTACAGCTCCGGCTCACTGGATGAATGAACCACATGCGCCCATGTATTACAATGGCAAGTATCATTTGTTCTACCAGCATAATCCATTTGGACCTTATTGGGGGCAAATTCATTGGGGACATTGGGTTAGTGATGATATGATTAACTGGAAACATATTAAAATTGCTTTAGCTCCCGAAAAGGGTCTCATCGCACCTGATGGTATCTGGTCTGGTTCTGCCTATGTAGGACCCAATAACACACCTATGTTATTTTATACCGCAGGCAATCTATCTAAGGATCAGAATCAATATACATCCATTGCGATCCCATTGGATACTACAGATAAAAACCTTCAGGCATGGGAGAAAACGAATATTATAGTCGACAAACCTGACGAATACAAAAAAAATGAATTTCGTGATCCTTTTGTTTTCCAGATCGAAGATAAATATTATATGATTGTTGGTTCCGGGATCGAGGGAAAAGGAGGAAGCGCTCCTTTATTTGAGTCTGAAGATGCTATAAATTGGAGTTATGTGAAGCCATTTTATATTTCAGATATTGAAAAGTATCCTTTTCTGGGAGGTGTATGGGAGTTACCAATATTTCTTCCTTTGAGCCGAGAAGACGGTTCTAAGACAGAAAAGTATGCACTCCTCGTCCTACCACTTAGAAATGAAGCTGATGTAGAGGTCTTCTATTGGATAGGAGAATTCGATCAGGATAAAAAGCAATTTGTACCGGATGATCCTGAACCGAAATTAATGGATTATGGAGATTTTGGTTTTACAGGTCCCAGCGGATTTGTTGATCCAAAAACTGGAAGAACTATTGTATTCTCCATCGCACAGGGGAAATATGGAAACTTAGATACATATAATATGGGATGGGCACATAATGCCGGACTGCCCATAGAGTTATGGTTAAATGACTCCAACGAACTAAGATTTGCTCCTATTGAAGAAATTAAAAGTTTAAGAGGAGAGGAACTGGTATCCTGCGATGATTGTAGCATAGAAACCCTTAACGCTAAGCTTATTGAGGTAAAAGGAGATCAGTTTGAAATTGAAATGAATCTTGAAGCTTCAGATTCTAAGCAGGGCATAGAAGTACGCCGTACCAGTGATGGTTATACCAAAGCTATGATCTATTACGATCCCGATACAAAGTCTGTTGTTTTTGATAAAAAGCAGGAAAATCCCGAGCGCGCTTTTAAAGCTTTGAAAGCACCCGTTGGTGATGATATTTCGGAACTAAATATTCGTGTATTCCTGGATCGCTCTATGGTTGAAATTTATATTAACGATAAAGTTTCTATCACTGATAGAATTTATTTTCAAAAGGAAGATGCAGAAGGTTTGAAGATAATAAGTCCAGACAATAAAAAGATAAAGAGTTTAACTATCTGGCAAATGAATGCAATTGACTGGAAATACGTTGAATAA
- a CDS encoding DUF4960 domain-containing protein yields MIKKFEYYILCFLSITMFVSCDERENFDEDLDPVLNIVTELSGNGTKATVNNLQSTINLVLPPRTDVTNVELEIEAPDGVQIDPPSGTVLDLSQRQEISAIYGNSTRNYQLITRVLPSKIGFLGAAESYDELIANADDDIVAAAQWVNETYPEDFEYINASEVTYDELEEFNVVVFYYDQVGSSELPAVFTEGNSKSAFIQYVVEGGKMLLGGMATSFAETIGRDKSGMQTIQGNGEGFDSPDTWTIDGGVNFANSKLNHPIYSFNPGLIEFDENGFIPVIDAGYREDHNNLWDASPLLAAGHQLGQFGEFERLYNGVVLAVWGGVADECCPGIIEFQPKSPYSGTIIAIGIGGIEWNMNDGRTNEYRDNIEGMYKNSIDYLSTL; encoded by the coding sequence ATGATAAAGAAGTTTGAATATTATATTCTTTGTTTCCTTTCCATAACCATGTTTGTATCATGTGACGAAAGAGAAAATTTTGATGAGGACTTAGATCCCGTGCTCAATATAGTCACTGAACTATCAGGAAACGGAACCAAAGCAACTGTAAATAATCTACAGAGTACAATAAACCTGGTGCTTCCACCCCGAACCGATGTTACAAATGTAGAATTGGAAATAGAAGCTCCTGATGGCGTCCAGATTGATCCCCCAAGCGGTACAGTTTTAGATCTTTCACAGCGACAGGAAATTTCTGCGATCTATGGAAATTCGACGCGTAATTATCAGTTAATTACAAGAGTACTACCTAGTAAAATAGGATTTCTTGGAGCGGCCGAAAGTTACGACGAATTAATTGCTAATGCTGATGATGATATTGTCGCTGCGGCTCAATGGGTAAATGAGACTTATCCTGAAGACTTTGAATATATAAATGCTTCAGAAGTCACTTATGATGAGCTGGAAGAATTTAATGTAGTAGTTTTTTATTACGACCAGGTTGGCTCCTCAGAACTTCCTGCAGTATTTACAGAAGGTAATAGTAAATCTGCTTTCATACAATATGTAGTTGAAGGTGGTAAGATGCTTTTAGGCGGTATGGCCACTAGCTTTGCTGAGACGATCGGTAGGGATAAAAGCGGCATGCAAACCATTCAAGGTAATGGGGAAGGGTTTGACTCTCCTGATACCTGGACAATTGATGGCGGAGTGAATTTCGCAAACTCAAAGCTTAATCACCCCATTTATTCCTTTAATCCTGGGCTTATTGAATTTGATGAAAATGGATTCATCCCAGTTATCGATGCTGGATATAGAGAAGACCATAATAATCTATGGGATGCTTCTCCTCTTTTAGCCGCAGGACATCAATTAGGACAATTTGGAGAGTTTGAAAGATTATATAATGGAGTTGTTCTTGCTGTTTGGGGCGGTGTTGCAGATGAATGTTGTCCAGGGATTATAGAATTTCAACCAAAATCACCTTATAGTGGTACTATTATCGCTATAGGTATTGGAGGTATTGAGTGGAATATGAATGATGGCCGTACAAACGAATATCGAGATAATATAGAAGGAATGTATAAGAACTCGATTGACTACCTATCTACTTTATAG
- a CDS encoding RagB/SusD family nutrient uptake outer membrane protein, which yields MKRTMNKSIMALFLFGITLIVGCVSEDDLNVTEYNTISEDNLEPEELVIAAYSALDYRYNTGEFRDLYPFDHAPSNWPTSDIRSGDAYKGGGGTGDNPGGGMHQMETHNLFPSSDNVYNLWRSIYFGLKRVDTGIRFLVNLDDGEFENRDVRLGELYTLRAHFYFEAMKNFGSIVWYDENTPVTDLTKIPNTFDEAFIWEKIEGDLNRAIELLPEMQPDLGRVNEMVARSYLAKAHLFQEEWQEVINQTNIVINSGQYRLVEDIERLYSEPGYGNPENIFAIQFSINDGSQYGNLNFGDLLNSPDSPSDNPNHPYLNGDDFHKPSQNLANAYKVGENGLPLFNSYNSSNVDDQDFVDPRLDHTIGRPGITWKDWEPMAQQENWSRDSGTYGLYVRKKNMIYPTSDGMASNPNGFPWALGNLDFPLIKYGDLLLWKAEASIETGDVATGIEIINQIRSRAKNSPYVKDFENPSEDAANYLIETYPMGMSQEMAIQALRFERRLELANEGHRFFDLVRWGIADSYIDQYVSSEQVRRPYLTGANLEPHEYYLPIPQVEIDASGGTYTQRSGY from the coding sequence ATGAAAAGAACAATGAACAAATCAATAATGGCACTATTCCTTTTTGGAATAACATTGATCGTCGGCTGTGTTTCAGAGGATGATCTGAACGTAACCGAATATAATACGATTTCTGAGGACAATTTAGAGCCTGAAGAACTTGTGATTGCAGCATATAGTGCTTTGGATTATAGGTATAATACAGGTGAATTTAGAGATTTGTATCCTTTTGATCATGCTCCTTCGAACTGGCCAACATCAGATATTAGATCTGGAGACGCTTACAAAGGCGGGGGAGGTACCGGAGACAACCCAGGTGGCGGAATGCATCAGATGGAAACTCATAATCTTTTTCCTTCAAGTGACAACGTATATAATCTTTGGAGATCAATTTATTTTGGACTAAAAAGAGTGGATACAGGAATTAGATTTTTGGTTAACCTGGATGATGGTGAATTTGAAAATAGAGATGTAAGATTAGGTGAATTATATACCCTTCGAGCTCATTTCTACTTCGAAGCAATGAAGAATTTCGGTTCAATAGTTTGGTATGATGAAAATACACCTGTAACTGATTTAACCAAAATTCCCAACACCTTTGATGAAGCCTTTATCTGGGAAAAAATTGAAGGTGATCTAAACAGAGCAATTGAACTATTACCAGAAATGCAACCTGATCTTGGAAGGGTAAATGAAATGGTAGCCAGATCTTATTTGGCCAAAGCTCATTTATTTCAGGAAGAATGGCAGGAGGTAATAAATCAAACTAATATAGTAATTAACTCAGGTCAATATAGACTTGTAGAGGATATTGAAAGATTATACTCAGAGCCAGGGTATGGAAATCCTGAAAATATTTTCGCTATCCAGTTTTCTATTAATGACGGATCGCAATATGGTAATTTAAATTTTGGAGATCTTTTAAATTCTCCTGACAGTCCTAGCGATAATCCTAACCATCCTTATTTGAATGGTGATGACTTTCATAAACCTAGTCAGAATTTAGCCAATGCATATAAAGTTGGAGAAAACGGATTGCCTTTGTTTAACTCTTATAATTCCAGCAATGTCGATGATCAAGATTTTGTAGATCCAAGGCTTGATCATACAATTGGGAGACCTGGAATCACCTGGAAGGATTGGGAACCTATGGCACAACAGGAAAATTGGAGTAGAGATAGTGGCACCTACGGATTATATGTTCGAAAGAAGAATATGATTTATCCCACTTCTGATGGTATGGCGTCCAACCCGAACGGTTTTCCATGGGCCTTAGGAAATTTAGATTTTCCGTTGATTAAATACGGAGACTTACTTCTTTGGAAAGCAGAGGCTTCAATAGAGACTGGTGATGTAGCTACAGGTATTGAGATAATAAATCAGATTCGATCAAGAGCAAAAAATTCACCTTATGTCAAGGATTTTGAAAATCCTTCTGAAGATGCAGCTAACTATCTTATAGAAACTTATCCAATGGGCATGTCTCAGGAAATGGCAATTCAGGCACTTAGATTTGAACGCAGATTGGAACTTGCTAATGAAGGACACAGGTTTTTTGATCTTGTAAGATGGGGAATTGCAGACAGTTATATCGATCAATATGTATCAAGTGAACAAGTTAGAAGACCTTATTTAACAGGCGCCAATCTTGAACCTCATGAGTATTATTTACCAATTCCGCAGGTTGAAATAGATGCCAGTGGTGGAACATATACTCAACGTTCCGGATATTAA
- a CDS encoding TonB-dependent receptor: MKNLIVISLMLFTVGLFGQNKTITGIITSEEGIPVAGATVAVKDANRGTMTDFDGNFELEVSTGETLVISFIGYRTKEVAVDQSSNYEITLTEDVAQLDEVVVTGYTSEKKSDIAGAISVVDVEELSQEFSPNIITSLQGRVPGLQINSGGTPGGNDSQIAIRGLTTITAGSSPLWVIDGVQTFNPSSLNPDEIASIQVLKDGASTALYGTSAANGVIVVTTKKGKAGVSEFAVKSEATVNMLRDKVDILNARQWADVYYEARANDGISGDFNVLTDNGNGFDIPEFLDVDELIRSSDTNWLDVIIDESISYNTDFSYRYGKEDMQLFASLNYTRDNGIQKYTHYERYNARLNTSFDFWDDRIIIGENFLYSNFNEVQANEFENAILQNPLIPVYTVDGDYTAPTIQDKANSLANLWSNRKNEQRNNRLLGNVFAKIDILDGLTFDTSLNFDYTEFAFDTRTQPFVQVGRIPSVFNNITVSKDRNNSLRTIWTNLLTYDFEINKHRFNLLGGVEFTKEDFESTVELTNGVDITEYPSYIIQSDAEFRTIENEIQYRKQSFFGSLKYVYDDRYILSGSMRRDGSSRFGPNNKFAIYPAGSFAWNVSNESFLEDSDLISNLKLRASYGINGNDQIPNFLYLSTFYNSSIGNAIEFLNYDIDGDGIGVSEGIVQARQANPDIQWEQTAQTNVGFDIGFLRNRLTLSTDFFDKRTTDLLLQPIPQSINGEAQPPFINAGEVSNIGFEAVLSYQNKAEGDWYYGVDLNFSKYENNVESLDTDNNFLLNGVSITRAGDPIASFYGLIADGLFRTPEEVAVHAQQPGKGLGRIRYRDLNNDGVINSDDRTIIGNPHPDFIYGVSLNLGYKGFNLSAYFDGKQGHDLYNTQRNLGDFTYFSFNFGENTLDAWSPENANSNIPALSTSNVNNETQPSSYFIEDGSYFRMKNITVGYTFPQQTAEGIGLNELRLYMSGQNLLNFTSFTGFDYEVSGLGAGGIGVAGYGIPHTKSITFGVSTKF, encoded by the coding sequence ATGAAAAATCTAATTGTGATATCCCTCATGTTATTTACTGTCGGCTTGTTTGGACAAAACAAGACCATCACAGGTATCATTACTTCTGAAGAAGGAATACCTGTGGCGGGTGCTACCGTAGCAGTAAAGGATGCTAATCGTGGGACAATGACTGACTTTGATGGAAACTTTGAACTTGAAGTTAGTACAGGTGAAACTCTAGTGATATCCTTTATAGGATATAGGACAAAGGAAGTAGCCGTAGACCAATCTTCTAATTATGAGATTACTTTGACAGAAGATGTAGCACAACTCGATGAAGTGGTAGTGACGGGTTATACTTCCGAGAAAAAATCGGATATAGCTGGAGCAATAAGTGTGGTTGACGTTGAGGAATTATCTCAGGAATTTAGTCCCAATATTATTACTAGTCTACAGGGAAGAGTGCCGGGTCTTCAAATTAATTCTGGTGGAACTCCTGGTGGGAATGATTCTCAAATTGCCATTCGCGGTTTGACTACTATCACCGCTGGATCGAGTCCATTATGGGTAATCGATGGAGTTCAAACTTTCAATCCTTCTTCTCTGAATCCAGATGAGATTGCTAGTATTCAGGTTCTAAAAGATGGTGCCTCAACTGCTTTATATGGTACTTCAGCTGCAAATGGGGTTATTGTAGTTACCACTAAAAAAGGTAAAGCAGGAGTATCAGAGTTTGCTGTGAAATCCGAGGCTACGGTTAATATGCTAAGAGATAAAGTCGATATTCTAAATGCACGGCAGTGGGCAGATGTCTATTATGAGGCTAGAGCAAATGACGGTATATCAGGAGATTTTAATGTACTAACTGATAACGGTAATGGGTTCGATATTCCTGAATTTTTAGATGTGGATGAATTAATCAGATCATCAGATACAAATTGGTTAGATGTAATAATTGATGAATCAATTTCCTACAATACAGATTTCAGTTATCGATATGGGAAGGAAGACATGCAACTATTTGCAAGTCTCAACTACACTAGAGATAATGGAATCCAGAAGTACACCCATTATGAAAGATATAATGCGAGGCTGAACACAAGCTTTGATTTCTGGGATGATAGAATAATAATAGGTGAGAATTTCCTGTATTCAAATTTTAATGAAGTACAGGCTAATGAGTTTGAAAATGCTATTCTTCAGAATCCACTTATACCAGTATATACAGTAGACGGCGATTATACAGCACCCACAATTCAGGATAAAGCAAACTCTCTCGCTAATCTTTGGTCCAACAGAAAAAATGAACAACGAAATAATCGTTTGTTAGGAAATGTTTTTGCGAAAATTGATATACTAGATGGTTTAACTTTCGATACTTCATTGAATTTCGATTATACCGAGTTTGCATTTGATACCAGAACTCAACCTTTTGTTCAGGTTGGTAGAATTCCAAGTGTGTTTAACAATATTACTGTTTCAAAGGATAGAAACAATTCTTTAAGAACGATCTGGACAAATCTATTAACCTATGATTTCGAAATAAACAAACATAGATTTAATTTACTAGGAGGAGTAGAGTTTACAAAAGAAGACTTTGAATCCACAGTAGAATTAACAAATGGAGTTGATATCACTGAATACCCATCCTATATTATTCAAAGCGATGCAGAATTCAGGACTATTGAAAATGAAATCCAATACAGAAAACAATCATTCTTTGGATCCCTGAAATATGTATATGACGACAGATACATTTTATCAGGTAGTATGAGAAGGGATGGATCCTCCAGATTCGGTCCTAATAATAAATTTGCCATTTATCCAGCAGGATCTTTCGCGTGGAATGTTTCAAACGAAAGTTTTCTCGAAGACTCTGATTTAATTTCCAATTTAAAGCTTCGTGCATCTTACGGTATAAACGGGAATGACCAAATACCCAATTTCCTATATCTAAGTACTTTTTACAATAGCTCTATTGGAAATGCCATTGAATTCTTAAATTATGATATCGATGGAGATGGTATTGGAGTGTCAGAAGGTATTGTGCAGGCAAGACAAGCTAATCCGGATATTCAATGGGAACAAACAGCCCAAACCAATGTAGGATTTGATATTGGGTTTTTAAGAAATCGTCTTACTCTTAGCACAGATTTCTTTGACAAACGCACCACAGATTTACTTCTACAACCTATTCCCCAGTCTATTAATGGAGAAGCACAACCTCCATTTATCAATGCAGGAGAAGTTTCCAATATCGGTTTTGAAGCAGTTTTGAGTTATCAGAATAAGGCTGAAGGTGACTGGTATTATGGCGTTGATCTTAATTTCTCTAAATATGAGAACAATGTAGAGTCACTTGATACAGATAATAATTTCCTTCTTAATGGAGTATCGATCACCAGAGCCGGAGATCCTATTGCCTCATTTTACGGTCTAATAGCAGATGGACTTTTCAGAACACCTGAAGAGGTCGCTGTTCATGCTCAACAACCGGGTAAGGGATTAGGTAGAATAAGATATAGAGATTTAAATAATGATGGAGTTATTAACTCTGATGATAGGACTATTATTGGGAATCCTCATCCAGACTTTATCTATGGGGTAAGTTTAAACTTGGGATATAAAGGTTTCAATCTTAGTGCCTATTTTGATGGTAAACAAGGACATGACTTGTATAATACACAAAGAAACCTGGGAGATTTCACTTACTTCAGCTTCAATTTTGGAGAAAATACTTTAGATGCCTGGTCACCCGAGAATGCAAATTCCAATATTCCGGCACTTAGTACTAGTAATGTAAATAACGAAACTCAACCATCAAGTTATTTTATTGAGGATGGATCTTATTTTAGAATGAAGAACATTACTGTGGGGTATACATTTCCTCAGCAAACGGCGGAGGGTATTGGTCTAAATGAATTAAGGCTATATATGTCTGGTCAGAACTTATTAAACTTTACTTCTTTTACTGGATTTGATTATGAAGTATCCGGTCTTGGGGCTGGAGGTATCGGAGTCGCCGGTTATGGTATCCCTCATACAAAGTCAATCACTTTCGGAGTTTCAACAAAATTTTAA
- the hemN gene encoding oxygen-independent coproporphyrinogen III oxidase, translating into MTHSALVQKYNIQGPRYTSYPTVPYWDQDSFSESAWKSSLLQSFRESNSSEGISLYIHLPFCESLCTFCGCNKRITKNHGMEVPYINSVLKEWEMYCTLFPEKPVIRELHLGGGTPTFFSAENLGYLLEGIFKRAKRSKASEFSFEGHPNNTSREHLELFAKFGFTRVSYGVQDYNPEVQKAIHRVQSYENVLLATQNAREAGFTSVGHDIIFGLPFQTRNDIIYTMQRTLDLMPDRIAFYSYAHVPWIKGSGQRGFNEKDVPTAAEKRVQYETGKQMLLNAGYVEIGMDHFALKSDTLSMALDNKTLHRNFMGYTASKTQAMLGLGVSAISDSWYGFAQNVKGVEEYQNLVNNGMLPLLRGHILNEEDLIIRKHVLNIMCKLKTSWYTADQTFQELPDVLISLQEMADDGLIERDSNYIIVTEKGRPFVRNVCMAFDLRLIRKKPDAKLFSMTV; encoded by the coding sequence ATGACTCATTCAGCCTTAGTTCAGAAGTATAATATCCAGGGTCCAAGGTATACCAGCTATCCAACCGTGCCTTACTGGGATCAGGACAGCTTTTCAGAAAGTGCCTGGAAATCATCGCTACTTCAAAGTTTTAGAGAATCGAATTCTTCTGAAGGTATAAGTCTTTACATACATCTGCCATTCTGTGAAAGTCTTTGCACTTTTTGTGGTTGTAACAAAAGAATTACAAAAAACCATGGAATGGAGGTTCCCTATATCAATTCGGTTCTAAAAGAATGGGAGATGTACTGTACTTTATTTCCGGAAAAACCGGTCATCAGGGAACTGCACCTGGGGGGAGGAACTCCCACTTTCTTTTCTGCTGAAAACCTGGGCTATCTACTGGAAGGAATATTTAAACGCGCTAAAAGATCTAAAGCTTCCGAATTTAGTTTTGAAGGGCATCCCAATAATACCAGTAGGGAACATCTCGAGCTGTTTGCAAAGTTTGGATTTACCCGGGTAAGCTATGGAGTTCAGGATTATAACCCAGAAGTACAGAAAGCTATTCATAGAGTTCAGTCGTATGAAAATGTCCTACTTGCAACGCAAAATGCAAGGGAAGCTGGATTTACTTCAGTAGGTCATGATATTATCTTTGGATTGCCATTTCAGACCAGAAACGATATCATTTATACCATGCAACGTACCCTTGATCTTATGCCAGACAGGATCGCATTTTATAGTTACGCCCATGTTCCATGGATCAAAGGTAGCGGGCAGAGAGGTTTTAACGAGAAGGATGTTCCAACAGCGGCTGAAAAACGCGTGCAGTATGAAACTGGTAAACAAATGTTATTAAATGCCGGTTATGTGGAAATTGGGATGGATCACTTCGCCCTCAAATCTGATACTCTCAGTATGGCATTAGATAATAAAACGCTTCATAGAAATTTTATGGGCTACACGGCTTCGAAAACTCAGGCTATGTTAGGGCTTGGTGTTTCTGCGATTAGTGATAGCTGGTATGGTTTCGCCCAGAATGTTAAGGGTGTGGAAGAATATCAAAATCTGGTGAATAATGGGATGCTCCCTTTATTAAGAGGACATATTTTAAACGAAGAAGATCTGATTATTAGAAAACATGTTCTCAATATAATGTGTAAACTGAAAACTTCCTGGTATACGGCAGATCAAACTTTCCAGGAATTACCTGATGTCCTTATTAGTTTACAGGAGATGGCAGATGACGGACTCATAGAAAGAGATTCAAATTATATCATTGTTACCGAGAAAGGAAGGCCATTTGTTAGAAATGTGTGTATGGCTTTTGATCTCAGGTTAATCAGGAAAAAACCTGATGCGAAATTATTTTCAATGACAGTATAG